One window of the Verrucomicrobiota bacterium genome contains the following:
- a CDS encoding MBL fold metallo-hydrolase produces MRYTDLNPFMGMGANCTLIEIGPFKLVIDCGINPKNVGLTAIPNLDLLDGHVIDLGILTHCHLDHLGALPLLVKKVPGIEIIMSIPSQMLYQRMLQNSVNVMRRQREESYIPEYPLYDRDDIDRLANHVYPIMYGKTKVLEKEGEQLSVTLHPAGHVVGAAGIELVYNNRKIFFTGDVLFTQQSTLPGARFSHETIDTLVMETTHGAKPSDPVYNRNVEVKNLLEAVNNTIKGGGSVLIPVFALGRMQEILSILYQARLRGAIPITPVFSSGLGMELAEFIDKITKRTELCTFSSKVIRELRVKPVKNLRPGKRVPLPGIFVCSSGMMVEHTPSWKVAASLLPFNENTICFVGYCDPDTPGGKLLDTKPGEKFGFDTLNLQLPLRARLRRFDLSGHASRDELLTFAKVKEPRSIVLSHGDPEAREWFNGALNDAIETVRVMNPKPCEPCTV; encoded by the coding sequence ATGAGATACACCGATTTGAATCCTTTTATGGGAATGGGAGCCAATTGTACCCTCATAGAGATTGGTCCCTTCAAGTTAGTCATCGATTGTGGGATTAACCCTAAGAACGTAGGCCTTACGGCCATCCCTAACCTTGATTTACTGGACGGCCATGTAATCGATTTGGGGATTTTAACTCATTGTCATTTGGACCACTTGGGAGCACTTCCCCTATTGGTTAAAAAAGTTCCCGGCATCGAGATTATTATGAGTATTCCCAGTCAAATGCTCTATCAACGTATGCTTCAGAATTCAGTGAATGTCATGCGGCGTCAGCGCGAAGAAAGCTACATACCTGAGTATCCTCTCTATGACCGGGACGATATTGATCGATTGGCAAATCATGTTTACCCAATCATGTATGGTAAAACAAAGGTTCTTGAAAAAGAAGGCGAGCAGCTCTCCGTCACCCTGCACCCGGCAGGCCATGTGGTGGGTGCTGCGGGTATTGAGTTAGTCTACAATAACAGAAAAATATTTTTTACCGGAGATGTTCTTTTCACGCAGCAAAGCACCTTACCTGGTGCCAGGTTTTCTCATGAAACCATCGACACACTGGTAATGGAAACAACTCATGGAGCAAAACCATCGGACCCCGTCTACAACAGAAATGTAGAGGTAAAAAATCTCCTTGAAGCGGTAAACAATACCATCAAAGGAGGTGGTTCTGTACTCATTCCTGTATTTGCATTGGGAAGGATGCAGGAAATTCTCAGTATCTTGTATCAAGCCCGTTTAAGAGGAGCTATTCCAATTACTCCTGTTTTCTCATCTGGCCTTGGGATGGAATTGGCCGAATTTATTGACAAGATAACCAAGCGAACCGAACTCTGTACTTTTTCAAGCAAAGTAATTCGAGAACTGCGTGTGAAACCGGTAAAAAACTTACGTCCAGGAAAACGTGTCCCCCTGCCAGGAATCTTTGTTTGTAGTAGTGGTATGATGGTCGAACACACACCTTCATGGAAAGTCGCAGCCTCGCTTCTACCGTTTAATGAAAACACTATCTGCTTTGTCGGATATTGCGATCCTGACACACCCGGCGGAAAACTGCTTGATACAAAGCCAGGAGAGAAATTTGGTTTTGATACCTTGAACCTGCAACTGCCATTACGTGCACGTCTACGTAGATTTGATCTCAGTGGTCATGCAAGTCGCGACGAACTTCTCACCTTTGCAAAAGTAAAAGAACCTAGAAGTATTGTTCTCTCCCATGGCGATCCCGAAGCTCGTGAATGGTTCAATGGTGCATTGAATGATGCCATCGAAACCGTTCGGGTTATGAATCCCAAGCCATGCGAACCCTGTACCGTTTAA
- the purH gene encoding bifunctional phosphoribosylaminoimidazolecarboxamide formyltransferase/IMP cyclohydrolase gives MSKLALLSVFDKTGLVDFARVLSEKHGYTILSTGGSAKTLRAANIEVTDVSEYTGFPEMMEGRVKTLHPKVHGGLLCRRDKPDHLAEAEKNGVSMIDLVAVNLYPFEQVTANPNCSYEDAIENIDIGGPSMLRSSAKNHASVTVVCEPEDYSRVLESLTSEDEDAKLDLRKQLALKVYRRTSEYDKAISDYLALQQVEPDMESISGYPKNWELSLPKVSNLRYGENPHQQAALYGNFFDVYDQLQGKELSYNNILDITAATYLIGEFEEATVAILKHTNPCGVASARTIMEAWHRAFETDKLATFGGIIVANRTVDEELALAIKEIFCEVVIAPRFTDEALAQFAKRKNVRLMVAKDGVGAEALREIRSVVGGLLVQDKDMKKANPMEYRVVTEREPTENEWASLLFGWRVVKHVKSNAIVYAGNKRTLGVGAGQMARVDSSQVAVWKSKEAGLDLQGSIVASDAFFPFADGLLAAADAGATAAIQPGGSVRDNEVIAAANERGMAMVFTGVRHFRH, from the coding sequence ATGAGTAAATTAGCGCTCCTTTCAGTGTTCGATAAAACCGGTCTGGTAGATTTTGCCCGGGTACTATCTGAAAAACATGGGTATACCATTTTATCTACAGGAGGTAGCGCCAAGACGCTGCGTGCAGCCAATATTGAGGTAACTGATGTTAGTGAATATACCGGATTCCCTGAAATGATGGAGGGTAGGGTAAAGACCCTTCATCCTAAGGTCCATGGTGGACTTCTATGCAGGCGTGATAAGCCGGACCACTTGGCGGAAGCCGAGAAGAACGGAGTATCCATGATCGATTTGGTTGCGGTTAATTTGTATCCGTTTGAGCAGGTAACGGCAAATCCGAATTGCAGTTATGAGGATGCCATCGAGAATATCGATATAGGCGGACCATCCATGTTGAGAAGTTCTGCAAAAAATCATGCCAGCGTTACAGTGGTCTGTGAACCAGAAGATTATAGCCGAGTTCTCGAATCTTTGACCTCGGAAGATGAGGACGCAAAACTGGATCTACGCAAACAACTGGCGTTGAAGGTTTATCGACGCACTTCTGAATATGACAAAGCGATTTCGGACTATCTGGCACTTCAGCAAGTGGAACCCGACATGGAGTCCATTAGTGGATATCCTAAAAACTGGGAACTGAGTCTGCCTAAGGTTTCAAACCTTCGCTATGGTGAAAATCCACATCAGCAGGCGGCGCTTTATGGAAATTTCTTTGATGTGTATGATCAGCTTCAGGGCAAGGAACTCAGCTACAATAATATTCTCGATATTACCGCTGCAACTTACCTGATCGGCGAGTTTGAAGAGGCAACCGTGGCTATTCTGAAGCACACCAACCCCTGTGGTGTAGCAAGTGCGCGCACCATTATGGAAGCTTGGCATCGTGCCTTTGAAACGGACAAACTCGCTACCTTTGGGGGAATTATTGTAGCCAACCGAACCGTGGATGAAGAACTCGCTCTGGCCATAAAAGAAATATTTTGCGAAGTCGTTATTGCCCCCCGTTTCACCGATGAAGCCTTGGCCCAGTTTGCCAAACGCAAGAACGTGCGCCTTATGGTAGCCAAGGATGGTGTAGGAGCTGAAGCCCTTCGCGAGATACGATCGGTGGTCGGAGGACTATTAGTCCAGGACAAAGACATGAAGAAAGCCAACCCCATGGAGTATCGAGTTGTTACTGAGAGGGAACCGACAGAAAATGAATGGGCTTCGTTACTTTTTGGCTGGCGTGTGGTTAAACACGTAAAATCGAATGCCATAGTATATGCAGGAAACAAACGGACATTGGGTGTCGGAGCAGGTCAAATGGCACGGGTCGATAGCTCACAAGTTGCGGTCTGGAAGTCGAAGGAGGCTGGCCTTGATCTGCAGGGTTCCATTGTTGCTTCCGATGCATTTTTCCCGTTCGCTGATGGTTTACTTGCTGCGGCTGATGCTGGTGCTACCGCTGCCATTCAACCTGGTGGATCCGTCCGCGACAATGAAGTGATCGCAGCAGCGAACGAGCGCGGTATGGCTATGGTTTTTACCGGCGTAAGGCACTTTCGTCACTAA
- a CDS encoding M48 family metallopeptidase, with amino-acid sequence MIRSFTKFPLLCFTAFILVLAGCYTVPETGRTSLNFISVGKELQLGISEFEKLKSQAPISSDPVLTGRLHRVGQRISEAVGDDLPSAEWEFVLFDEPNTINAFALPGGKVGVYTGILDIATSDDELATVIGHEIAHVTARHGSERMSQGVAAAIAGVALNVALEDDKNRDAWTAAYGAASAYALAIPFSQRHELEADEIGVIYAARAGYNPQAAVDFWMKMSLVKQGKEPSPFFSTHPSDFKRIDRLEALMPKVNPIYEENKGRYQ; translated from the coding sequence ATGATTCGTTCATTCACTAAATTTCCACTGCTTTGTTTTACAGCATTCATTTTGGTTCTGGCTGGTTGTTACACGGTTCCTGAAACCGGAAGGACTTCTCTGAATTTTATTTCTGTGGGAAAAGAATTACAGCTTGGAATATCTGAATTCGAAAAACTGAAAAGCCAGGCCCCCATATCGTCCGACCCTGTGCTAACAGGTCGCCTCCATAGAGTCGGACAACGGATTTCGGAAGCCGTTGGGGATGATTTGCCGAGTGCTGAGTGGGAATTCGTCTTGTTTGACGAACCGAACACCATCAATGCTTTTGCCTTACCGGGCGGAAAGGTAGGAGTCTATACAGGAATTTTGGATATTGCCACCTCCGACGATGAGTTGGCCACCGTCATCGGCCATGAGATTGCGCATGTCACCGCGCGCCACGGATCTGAAAGAATGTCTCAGGGCGTCGCTGCGGCGATCGCTGGTGTTGCGCTAAATGTAGCACTGGAGGACGATAAAAACCGCGATGCCTGGACTGCCGCTTATGGGGCCGCTTCCGCCTATGCACTGGCGATTCCTTTCTCACAAAGACACGAATTGGAGGCGGATGAGATTGGGGTCATATATGCGGCCCGCGCAGGTTATAATCCCCAAGCAGCTGTGGATTTTTGGATGAAAATGAGTTTGGTTAAACAAGGGAAAGAACCATCACCTTTCTTTTCCACGCACCCTTCGGACTTTAAACGAATTGATCGACTCGAGGCACTCATGCCAAAAGTAAATCCCATTTATGAAGAAAATAAAGGTCGTTACCAATGA
- a CDS encoding M20/M25/M40 family metallo-hydrolase, producing MILDPLTILKDLIRFPSVSADSAFKQGLADTRDYLERQLKTIGFDVEIIKTTGHPIILAEHLVEPEAPKVVIYGHYDVQPPDPIDLWKSAPFEPEIRGDRIYGRGAADNKGPVSVYLSVLSELLDERPDLRLNIVIILEGEEEIGSPSFMHALEPYAARVTGDFVFACDSGSLRPDQLSVTTGLRGISCLEVSLEGASKDLHSGLYGGAIMNPIHALTNLCQSLHNSDGTINIPGFYDSIEGIEQWERDELVRAEENLDDLKTFLGVNEFYTVPGLNASEAPRLAPTLEFNGIGGGYQGKGSKTVIPSKAFVKISCRLVANQNPDRIQELLMETIKERCPKQMRLSFEIEHNGNPYLVVPPGKPNTPADMNPVLAKAFESTEKHGAALFGKKPVYLREGGSIPIISDIKKVFGMDTLLVGLYLPEDGMHAPNESFSLTMMTKGKKLIKNILSDIAD from the coding sequence ATGATTCTTGACCCACTTACCATATTAAAAGACCTGATCCGATTTCCCAGTGTTTCCGCTGACTCTGCTTTTAAACAAGGGTTGGCAGATACGCGTGACTATCTGGAGAGGCAACTGAAGACGATCGGGTTTGACGTTGAAATCATCAAAACTACCGGTCACCCAATTATTTTGGCAGAGCATTTGGTAGAACCGGAAGCACCGAAGGTTGTCATTTATGGACATTATGATGTACAACCACCCGATCCAATCGATTTATGGAAATCCGCTCCATTTGAACCGGAGATTCGTGGAGATAGAATTTACGGGAGAGGCGCTGCCGACAACAAAGGGCCGGTTTCGGTTTATCTGAGTGTCTTATCTGAACTTTTAGATGAACGGCCCGATCTGCGTTTAAATATTGTTATCATTCTGGAAGGTGAAGAAGAGATTGGCAGTCCTAGTTTTATGCACGCACTTGAACCCTATGCCGCCAGGGTCACCGGTGATTTTGTTTTTGCTTGCGATTCCGGAAGTCTGAGACCCGATCAACTTAGCGTAACCACTGGCTTGCGTGGGATCAGCTGCCTGGAAGTTTCGCTCGAAGGGGCGTCCAAGGACTTACATTCCGGCCTGTATGGAGGAGCGATTATGAATCCTATTCACGCACTTACAAATTTGTGTCAGTCACTTCACAATAGCGACGGGACCATCAATATCCCGGGTTTCTACGATTCCATTGAAGGTATCGAACAATGGGAGCGTGATGAACTTGTAAGGGCTGAAGAAAATTTGGATGATTTAAAAACATTTTTAGGGGTTAATGAATTCTATACAGTGCCTGGGCTCAATGCCTCTGAAGCGCCTCGTCTGGCCCCCACCTTAGAGTTTAATGGTATTGGTGGAGGTTACCAAGGCAAGGGGTCCAAAACAGTGATTCCCAGTAAGGCGTTCGTTAAGATAAGCTGTCGATTGGTGGCCAATCAAAACCCTGATCGGATTCAAGAACTGTTAATGGAAACTATCAAGGAACGTTGCCCCAAACAAATGCGGTTGAGCTTTGAAATTGAACACAATGGAAACCCATACCTGGTTGTTCCTCCCGGAAAACCAAATACACCAGCCGACATGAATCCCGTTTTGGCCAAGGCCTTTGAGTCGACCGAAAAACATGGGGCAGCATTATTTGGAAAGAAACCCGTTTACCTACGTGAAGGCGGAAGCATCCCCATTATAAGTGACATAAAGAAAGTCTTTGGGATGGATACGTTGTTGGTAGGATTGTATTTACCAGAAGATGGTATGCATGCTCCGAACGAAAGCTTCAGTCTAACCATGATGACTAAAGGCAAAAAGCTGATTAAGAACATTCTCAGCGACATCGCAGACTAG
- a CDS encoding OmpA family protein encodes MMKKITYLICLFAITLSWMGCQSSGRPTPEMTRMGLGTGPGGADGDQAGGRTNSGNVPGFGFESGENLDQRDSSIGNLANADSYEVVYFDYDRSYIRESERSKLNETAKFLLRDTSQRIVVEGHCDWKGTTDYNLALGDRRANSVKSYLVQLGVGPSKIEILSKGDLDAVEGADDAGRQLDRRANIILIP; translated from the coding sequence ATGATGAAAAAAATCACCTATCTAATTTGTTTGTTTGCTATTACCCTATCTTGGATGGGTTGCCAAAGTTCTGGTCGCCCTACTCCTGAAATGACCCGTATGGGCTTAGGTACCGGGCCTGGAGGGGCTGATGGTGACCAAGCTGGAGGAAGAACAAACTCTGGTAATGTTCCTGGTTTCGGATTTGAAAGCGGTGAAAATCTTGACCAACGCGATTCTTCAATCGGCAATCTCGCAAACGCCGATTCCTACGAAGTCGTCTACTTCGATTACGACCGTTCTTATATTCGTGAGTCTGAGCGTTCAAAGCTGAATGAAACCGCCAAGTTCCTACTTCGAGACACTTCGCAAAGGATTGTGGTTGAAGGTCATTGCGACTGGAAAGGAACAACCGACTACAATTTGGCACTTGGTGACCGTCGTGCAAATTCGGTTAAAAGCTACCTGGTTCAACTGGGTGTAGGTCCTTCCAAAATCGAAATCCTGTCAAAGGGCGATTTGGATGCGGTGGAAGGTGCTGACGACGCTGGACGTCAACTAGACCGCCGGGCAAATATCATCCTGATTCCCTAA
- a CDS encoding cobalamin biosynthesis protein CbiX — protein sequence MIFLVDNGSIRADAYLNLCRIADDLSKVIGEKVIPAPLLHGDKIPPEQLDGKVVKVLEKQLVEAIEEGSHSFTILPFFFGESGAIHDYLPRRIRKVAENHPTFRAKILGSLYQSKSNGGDILVKILRDRVLETMEIRGLKRCKVVLVDHGSPRESVTTVRNVLAELLQEEMNSREIDVSPASMERRNGSAYDFNEPLLEKILNQPPYNSGAVIIAQLFLSPGRHAGPEGDISAICESSEKDNKDLNTYRTELVGTHPLLIDLLVRRWGEGKKLSFKTFNT from the coding sequence ATGATATTTCTTGTAGATAATGGTTCCATTCGAGCAGATGCCTATTTGAATTTGTGCCGAATAGCAGATGATCTTTCAAAAGTTATTGGAGAAAAAGTGATACCCGCGCCACTGCTCCACGGTGATAAAATACCTCCTGAACAGCTGGATGGTAAAGTTGTTAAGGTTTTGGAGAAACAATTGGTTGAAGCGATAGAGGAGGGGAGTCACTCATTTACAATTCTTCCGTTCTTTTTCGGTGAGTCCGGGGCAATTCATGATTATCTTCCGCGTCGAATAAGAAAGGTTGCTGAAAACCATCCCACCTTCAGGGCAAAGATTTTGGGCTCTCTTTATCAAAGCAAATCAAATGGCGGAGACATTTTGGTAAAAATCCTTCGGGACCGAGTTCTGGAAACCATGGAAATACGGGGATTGAAGCGTTGTAAAGTCGTTTTAGTGGATCATGGAAGTCCCAGGGAATCCGTCACCACGGTAAGAAATGTACTTGCTGAACTCCTTCAGGAAGAAATGAACAGCCGGGAGATTGATGTTTCACCAGCTTCGATGGAACGTCGCAATGGCTCTGCTTATGATTTTAACGAACCGCTCCTGGAAAAGATATTGAATCAGCCTCCCTATAATTCGGGAGCCGTCATTATTGCCCAACTGTTTTTATCTCCAGGTCGGCATGCAGGACCAGAAGGAGACATAAGTGCCATTTGTGAATCGTCGGAAAAAGATAACAAAGACCTCAACACCTACCGAACAGAATTAGTAGGTACTCATCCTTTATTGATAGACCTGTTGGTTCGAAGGTGGGGAGAGGGCAAAAAGCTATCATTCAAAACATTCAATACCTAA
- a CDS encoding LuxR C-terminal-related transcriptional regulator, whose translation MDYFLLRYYNTNGQHVYNICLENRPDLVILDIMLPVADGATCFGDDNTKILNIVSKNPKSSRSSEILTAREREILQLVAEGLSTRLISEKLSISIKTAENHRTNLMRKLDLHNAAGLTRYAVDMGFVENTPLFD comes from the coding sequence GTGGATTACTTTCTATTGCGATACTACAATACGAATGGTCAACATGTCTACAATATTTGCCTTGAGAATCGACCAGACCTGGTGATTTTGGATATTATGCTTCCCGTAGCGGATGGAGCCACCTGTTTTGGTGATGATAATACCAAAATCCTAAACATCGTTTCAAAAAACCCCAAATCATCCAGGTCCTCAGAAATATTAACTGCAAGGGAACGTGAAATACTGCAACTCGTTGCTGAAGGACTTAGCACTCGGTTGATCTCAGAAAAATTGAGTATAAGTATCAAAACTGCTGAAAACCATCGGACAAATTTAATGCGTAAACTTGATTTGCATAATGCAGCGGGCCTCACACGTTATGCGGTCGATATGGGATTTGTGGAAAATACACCCTTATTCGATTAG
- a CDS encoding sigma-70 family RNA polymerase sigma factor, which produces MTNKAQEVAIDRMLVEKFKNGDEDAFTEIVSRYWDRIYSRVHQMLKNKQDAEEVTQDAFVRAHRGLEKFRGDSAFSTWLFQIATNLAHNKYWYWFRRKRGQSISLEQTLTDEGDFSLIDICPVEGQSPSEATVTQEFVDKVAECMKDLTDKHNEILVMRNVKNMSYEDIANELRLSIGTVKSRIARARMSLREKMGKDFQ; this is translated from the coding sequence ATGACAAATAAAGCACAGGAAGTAGCCATCGACCGTATGCTTGTAGAGAAGTTTAAAAACGGCGATGAAGATGCATTTACCGAAATAGTTTCCCGTTACTGGGATAGGATTTACTCAAGAGTCCACCAGATGCTTAAAAACAAGCAAGACGCGGAGGAAGTAACTCAGGATGCATTCGTTCGCGCGCACCGTGGACTCGAAAAATTCCGTGGTGATAGCGCCTTTTCCACCTGGCTGTTTCAAATTGCCACAAACTTGGCCCACAACAAATACTGGTATTGGTTCCGCCGTAAACGGGGACAATCAATATCTTTGGAGCAAACTTTAACCGATGAAGGTGATTTTAGCCTGATCGATATTTGCCCGGTTGAAGGCCAATCGCCTAGCGAAGCAACAGTTACTCAAGAATTTGTAGATAAGGTTGCCGAATGCATGAAAGATCTAACGGATAAACATAACGAAATACTTGTTATGCGTAATGTTAAGAACATGTCTTACGAAGATATAGCGAACGAATTAAGACTTTCAATTGGCACCGTAAAAAGTCGTATAGCTCGTGCCCGCATGAGTTTACGAGAAAAAATGGGTAAAGACTTTCAATGA
- the ruvA gene encoding Holliday junction branch migration protein RuvA has product MIASLNGIVVESRLLQVVIEAGGVGYEVNVPITTSEKLPGLGHQAKLYTYAVYRDDAQALYGFINRSDREFFKLLVEKVSGVGPKMALTLFSKLSVKMLEVAIINEDATLLSQCPGIGKKTAERLIIELRDKVKGGFGSQPIQGKIGSLGPSVEGDAEASKFQDAISALIALGYKLNEADKAVNRAINKLGPSVSVEELIKAALNP; this is encoded by the coding sequence ATGATAGCGTCTCTAAACGGTATTGTTGTCGAAAGCAGACTTTTGCAGGTCGTCATTGAGGCTGGAGGCGTCGGCTATGAGGTCAATGTCCCTATAACAACTTCCGAGAAGCTTCCAGGACTTGGACACCAGGCTAAATTGTATACATACGCAGTTTATCGTGATGATGCGCAGGCACTTTATGGGTTTATAAACCGAAGCGATAGAGAGTTTTTTAAACTTCTTGTAGAGAAAGTGTCCGGTGTTGGTCCGAAAATGGCACTCACTTTGTTTTCAAAATTGAGTGTTAAAATGCTTGAGGTAGCCATAATCAATGAAGATGCAACATTGCTGTCTCAGTGTCCAGGGATTGGCAAAAAAACGGCGGAAAGGCTTATTATTGAGCTTCGCGATAAAGTTAAAGGCGGTTTTGGTTCTCAACCGATTCAAGGGAAAATTGGCAGCCTCGGACCTTCCGTCGAAGGTGACGCAGAGGCCAGCAAGTTCCAGGACGCAATATCTGCACTTATTGCTCTTGGTTACAAACTGAACGAAGCTGATAAGGCAGTAAATCGAGCTATAAATAAACTAGGACCTTCTGTCAGCGTGGAAGAGCTAATTAAAGCAGCCCTAAATCCTTAG
- the dapB gene encoding 4-hydroxy-tetrahydrodipicolinate reductase, producing MSLNILIQGALGRMGEALRKAADEKGHTIVAGIDIGDCAEDFIEGVDLAIDFSHHSATKELAVCAGKYGVPIVIGTTGHSEEEKTAILESLKSVPIAWAGNYSLGVNLLFYLTQKASEILPNNYDVEVTEMHHRFKKDAPSGTAENLIERIKTASTRSDHKLIHGREGIIGERTEREIGVHSLRGGDVVGDHTVMFSTPGERLELTHKASDRMIFAKGAIHAGEWLINQKPGLYNMQDVLGLK from the coding sequence ATGAGCCTAAATATTTTAATACAAGGAGCACTCGGCAGAATGGGTGAAGCTTTAAGAAAGGCCGCGGATGAAAAAGGTCATACAATAGTAGCTGGAATTGATATAGGTGATTGTGCCGAAGATTTTATTGAAGGTGTAGATCTTGCCATAGATTTTAGTCACCATTCTGCCACAAAGGAATTGGCTGTTTGTGCAGGAAAATATGGCGTTCCAATAGTGATAGGAACTACGGGACACTCAGAAGAGGAAAAGACTGCCATATTGGAGTCGCTTAAGTCTGTGCCAATTGCATGGGCAGGTAATTATTCCTTAGGTGTTAATTTGCTTTTTTACCTCACTCAAAAAGCTTCGGAAATCCTGCCAAATAACTATGACGTGGAAGTCACCGAAATGCATCATCGATTTAAAAAGGATGCTCCAAGCGGAACGGCCGAAAATTTAATCGAACGAATAAAAACTGCTTCAACTCGTTCGGATCACAAATTGATACATGGCCGGGAAGGAATCATTGGCGAAAGAACGGAACGAGAAATCGGTGTTCATAGTTTGCGTGGAGGAGATGTGGTTGGAGACCATACAGTAATGTTTTCAACTCCAGGTGAACGACTGGAGCTAACTCATAAAGCATCGGACCGAATGATTTTTGCAAAGGGGGCTATCCATGCAGGAGAATGGCTCATTAATCAGAAGCCCGGTCTCTATAATATGCAGGATGTGCTTGGCCTTAAATAA
- the dapA gene encoding 4-hydroxy-tetrahydrodipicolinate synthase: protein MAHNFYGVLTAMVTPFKDGNVDWDGLKSFTEWQIEQGVQGLVPVGTTGESPTLDHTEHSEVVESVVNTASGRIPVIAGTGSNSTREAIHLTKLAHKANVDGMLVVTPYYNKPSQEGLFQHFGAIAESTDKPIVLYSIPSRCVIQIEVDTLVRLRDKYPHIHTIKESGGKCERVSEIRQALGDDMTILSGDDSLTLPFMSVGAKGVISVASNLCPKPVVDMVSAALNNDYETAKSIQELLFPLFVNLFVEPNPVPVKVAMKNAGIIQSACVRRPLCSISESNYKIVSETVNTLNAKLEV from the coding sequence ATGGCTCACAATTTTTACGGCGTCCTTACAGCAATGGTTACTCCTTTTAAGGATGGAAATGTCGATTGGGATGGTTTAAAATCCTTTACCGAGTGGCAAATCGAGCAAGGAGTCCAAGGCTTGGTTCCAGTTGGCACGACTGGTGAGTCTCCTACTCTGGATCATACCGAACATTCAGAAGTTGTTGAAAGTGTAGTTAATACGGCCTCTGGAAGAATTCCCGTAATTGCAGGAACAGGCTCCAATTCAACCAGGGAGGCCATTCATCTTACGAAATTAGCGCATAAGGCCAATGTTGATGGGATGCTTGTCGTTACACCTTACTACAACAAACCCAGTCAAGAAGGCCTTTTTCAACATTTTGGGGCCATAGCTGAGTCTACCGATAAACCCATCGTTTTATACTCAATCCCTTCCAGATGTGTGATTCAGATAGAGGTCGATACTCTTGTCCGATTGCGAGATAAGTATCCCCATATCCATACCATTAAAGAATCAGGTGGAAAATGTGAGCGTGTTTCCGAAATCCGACAAGCGCTTGGAGATGATATGACCATTCTTAGTGGAGACGATAGCCTCACTCTTCCATTTATGTCTGTTGGCGCAAAAGGGGTTATTTCTGTAGCATCCAATCTTTGTCCGAAGCCGGTTGTGGACATGGTAAGTGCCGCTCTAAATAATGACTATGAGACTGCCAAATCTATTCAGGAACTTCTCTTTCCTCTTTTCGTAAATCTCTTTGTTGAACCCAACCCGGTTCCAGTGAAAGTTGCCATGAAAAACGCAGGTATAATTCAAAGCGCCTGTGTGCGACGTCCGCTTTGTTCCATCTCAGAAAGCAACTACAAGATCGTAAGCGAAACGGTTAACACGCTTAACGCAAAACTCGAAGTATGA